One window of Chamaesiphon minutus PCC 6605 genomic DNA carries:
- the ispG gene encoding (E)-4-hydroxy-3-methylbut-2-enyl-diphosphate synthase: MQTLPVADRFAYSNLGTDTTIHRRKTRPVAIGSVIIGGNNPVVVQSMINEDTLDIDGAVAGIRRLHEIGCEIVRVTVPSMAHARALAEIKQKLIDTYQIVPLVADVHHNGMKIALEVAKHVDKVRINPGLYVFEKPKPDRTEYTPTEFAEIGEQIRDMLEPLVVSLRNQNKAMRIGVNHGSLAERMLFTYGDTPEGMVESALECIRICQSFDFHNLVVSMKASRVPVMLAAYRLLAQRMDKAGMDYPIHLGVTEAGDGEYGRIKSTAGIATLLAEGIGDTLRVSLTEAPEKEIPVCYSILQSLGLRKTMVEYVACPSCGRTLFNLEEVLHQVREATKHLTGLDIAVMGCIVNGPGEMADADYGYVGKTPGYISLYRGRDEIERVPEAEGVAKLIALIKADDRWVDP, encoded by the coding sequence ATGCAGACCCTGCCAGTAGCCGATCGGTTCGCTTATAGTAATTTAGGTACAGACACCACGATTCATCGCCGTAAAACCCGGCCTGTAGCCATTGGCAGCGTTATTATCGGTGGAAACAATCCAGTGGTCGTTCAGTCGATGATCAATGAAGATACCTTAGATATCGATGGGGCGGTGGCTGGAATTCGCCGTCTCCACGAGATCGGCTGTGAAATTGTCCGCGTGACAGTACCGAGTATGGCTCATGCCAGAGCTTTGGCCGAAATCAAACAAAAACTGATCGATACATATCAAATCGTCCCCCTCGTGGCTGACGTCCATCACAATGGCATGAAAATTGCCCTCGAAGTTGCCAAACATGTAGATAAAGTCCGCATCAACCCTGGATTGTACGTCTTTGAAAAGCCCAAGCCCGATCGCACGGAATATACCCCTACTGAATTTGCCGAAATTGGCGAGCAAATTCGCGACATGCTCGAACCATTAGTCGTCTCTTTACGCAACCAGAATAAAGCGATGCGGATTGGCGTCAATCACGGTTCTCTCGCCGAACGGATGTTATTCACTTACGGCGATACTCCCGAAGGCATGGTTGAATCAGCCTTAGAGTGCATCCGCATCTGTCAATCATTTGATTTTCACAACCTCGTCGTCTCGATGAAGGCATCCCGCGTCCCCGTGATGCTTGCCGCTTACCGACTCCTGGCACAACGGATGGACAAAGCTGGCATGGATTACCCGATTCACTTAGGCGTCACCGAAGCTGGCGATGGCGAGTACGGACGGATCAAATCTACGGCTGGCATCGCCACCCTCTTAGCCGAAGGCATCGGCGATACGCTGCGAGTATCGCTCACTGAAGCTCCCGAAAAAGAAATACCCGTGTGCTACAGCATTCTCCAATCGCTGGGGCTACGGAAGACAATGGTAGAGTACGTAGCTTGCCCATCTTGCGGTCGAACATTATTCAACCTCGAAGAAGTCCTCCATCAAGTGCGCGAAGCTACCAAGCACCTGACGGGACTAGACATCGCCGTGATGGGGTGCATCGTCAATGGCCCTGGCGAAATGGCTGATGCCGACTACGGTTATGTCGGCAAAACACCAGGCTACATCTCCCTTTATCGCGGTCGAGATGAGATCGAGCGCGTCCCCGAAGCCGAAGGCGTCGCCAAATTAATTGCCCTGATTAAGGCCGACGATCGTTGGGTAGATCCATAA
- the ctpC gene encoding carboxyl-terminal processing protease CtpC translates to MKIEKHGLVIGATTLVLTAVAVTGAGLHLPRGVAFFKNSPKELLDEVWQVVDKQYVDATFNQKDWRAIRTQYVVKGNYKSKEEVYKAARSMLKNLNDPYTRFMDPKEFRDLQVETSGQLIGVGIQLSQNEKTKRLEVIAPIEDTSASKAGILSKDIITKIDGKSTVGMDVNKAVQLIRGKEGTTVKLTILRDNRQTLEFNLLRQQIEIHPVEAKYRPKELNGIGYIRLKQFSANASTEMGAAIQKLESQGAKGYVLDLRSNPGGLLYGAIDIARMWLDDGKIVSTVNRRGTDDISVANNTAITKKPLVVLVDGGSASASEILSGALQDNKRAQLVGVKTFGKGLVQSVRPLSEGAGMAVTIAKYFTPSGKDINRAGIKPDVEVKLSKTQIQALVKDRAKVATVADPQYAKALQVLQVEIARNGSSAQKK, encoded by the coding sequence ATGAAGATCGAAAAACACGGGTTAGTCATTGGTGCCACCACATTAGTACTCACAGCAGTAGCCGTTACTGGTGCGGGGCTTCATCTTCCCAGAGGTGTTGCCTTCTTCAAAAACAGCCCCAAGGAACTGCTAGACGAGGTGTGGCAGGTTGTCGATAAACAATACGTCGATGCCACCTTCAATCAAAAAGACTGGCGAGCGATTCGCACTCAGTACGTAGTTAAAGGTAACTATAAGAGTAAAGAAGAGGTTTATAAAGCAGCACGGTCGATGCTCAAAAATCTCAACGATCCATATACCCGCTTTATGGACCCTAAAGAATTTAGAGATCTGCAAGTCGAAACATCCGGGCAATTAATCGGTGTAGGGATTCAACTGAGCCAAAACGAGAAAACCAAAAGACTCGAAGTAATCGCCCCGATCGAAGATACATCGGCATCTAAAGCGGGAATCCTATCCAAGGATATCATCACGAAGATCGATGGTAAAAGTACCGTTGGTATGGACGTGAATAAAGCAGTACAACTCATTCGCGGCAAAGAAGGCACTACCGTCAAACTTACGATCCTCCGCGACAATCGTCAAACCCTCGAATTTAATTTACTCCGCCAACAAATCGAGATTCATCCCGTCGAAGCTAAATACCGTCCGAAAGAACTCAACGGCATCGGTTACATCCGACTCAAACAATTTAGTGCCAACGCATCAACTGAAATGGGTGCGGCGATTCAAAAACTTGAAAGCCAAGGTGCTAAGGGCTACGTGTTAGACCTTAGATCGAATCCTGGTGGCTTGCTATATGGTGCGATCGATATCGCCCGGATGTGGCTGGACGATGGCAAAATCGTTTCTACCGTCAACCGTAGGGGTACAGACGATATCAGTGTGGCCAATAATACCGCGATTACCAAAAAACCGTTAGTAGTACTAGTCGATGGTGGTTCGGCGAGCGCGAGTGAAATCCTCTCTGGCGCACTGCAAGATAACAAGCGCGCTCAATTAGTTGGCGTGAAGACCTTCGGTAAAGGTTTGGTGCAATCCGTTCGCCCCTTGTCCGAAGGTGCCGGAATGGCAGTCACGATCGCTAAATACTTTACTCCTAGCGGCAAAGATATCAACCGTGCCGGAATTAAACCAGACGTAGAAGTTAAACTCAGCAAGACACAAATCCAAGCCTTAGTCAAAGATCGGGCCAAGGTAGCGACTGTTGCCGACCCTCAGTACGCTAAAGCCTTGCAAGTTTTACAAGTCGAGATCGCACGTAATGGTAGTTCAGCCCAAAAAAAGTAG